From Pseudomonas sp. StFLB209, a single genomic window includes:
- the ispG gene encoding flavodoxin-dependent (E)-4-hydroxy-3-methylbut-2-enyl-diphosphate synthase: MHGQSPIKRRESRKIWVGSVPVGGDAPIAVQSMTNSDTNDVAATVAQINRLEAAGVDIVRVSVPDMDAAEAFGRIKQLVKVPLVADIHFDYRIALRVAELGVDCLRINPGNIGREDRVKAVVDAARDRGIPIRIGVNAGSLEKDLQKKYGEPTPAALVESALRHVEHLDRLDFQDFKVSVKASDVFMAVEAYRQLARQIVQPLHLGITEAGGLRSGTVKSAVGLGMLLAEGIGDTIRISLAADPVEEVKVGYDILKSLHLRSRGINFIACPSCSRQNFDVVKTMNELEGRLEDLLVPLDVAVIGCVVNGPGEAKEAHIGLTGGSPNLIYIDGKPAQKLGNDNLVTELERLIREKAAEKAEADAAVIARG, from the coding sequence ATGCACGGCCAATCCCCCATCAAGCGTCGCGAATCCAGAAAGATCTGGGTTGGTTCGGTTCCTGTCGGTGGCGACGCACCGATCGCCGTACAGAGCATGACCAACAGTGATACCAACGATGTAGCGGCCACTGTCGCGCAGATCAACCGTCTGGAAGCCGCCGGCGTGGATATCGTGCGGGTGTCGGTGCCAGACATGGACGCTGCCGAGGCGTTCGGGCGTATCAAGCAACTGGTTAAAGTACCGCTGGTTGCCGATATTCACTTCGACTACCGGATTGCCCTGCGTGTGGCCGAGCTGGGTGTCGACTGTCTGCGTATCAACCCCGGCAACATCGGTCGTGAAGACCGGGTCAAGGCGGTGGTCGATGCGGCCCGCGACCGGGGTATCCCGATCCGGATTGGCGTCAACGCCGGTTCCCTGGAAAAAGACCTGCAGAAGAAATACGGCGAGCCGACCCCGGCAGCGTTGGTCGAGTCGGCGCTGCGTCATGTCGAACACCTTGATCGTCTGGATTTCCAGGACTTCAAGGTCAGTGTCAAGGCATCGGACGTGTTCATGGCGGTTGAAGCCTATCGGCAGTTGGCCAGGCAGATCGTCCAGCCGCTGCACCTGGGGATCACCGAGGCCGGTGGCCTGCGTTCGGGCACAGTGAAATCTGCCGTAGGGCTGGGTATGCTGCTGGCCGAAGGAATTGGCGATACTATCCGCATCTCGCTGGCTGCCGATCCGGTAGAAGAGGTCAAGGTCGGCTACGACATCCTCAAGTCGCTGCACTTACGTTCGCGTGGCATTAACTTCATCGCCTGCCCGAGCTGCTCGCGGCAGAACTTCGATGTGGTCAAAACCATGAACGAACTCGAAGGCCGCCTCGAAGACCTGCTGGTGCCGCTGGACGTGGCAGTCATCGGCTGTGTGGTCAACGGTCCGGGTGAGGCCAAGGAAGCACATATCGGCCTGACCGGTGGCAGCCCGAACCTGATCTACATCGACGGCAAGCCTGCCCAGAAGCTGGGCAACGACAACCTTGTGACCGAACTCGAGCGCCTGATTCGCGAGAAAGCGGCCGAAAAAGCAGAAGCCGACGCCGCTGTCATCGCGCGCGGTTAA
- a CDS encoding RodZ domain-containing protein — MKAAHPEVVAASHQNPGETLRQAREHRNWSLPDVALRLNLTVGSLNHVENGAFDKLPGHTFARGYVRAYAKLLELDQAALVAQFDQYTGTNGKGSDVHALGRIEEPVRLSHNILRIVSLLLLVVLVGGGFLWWQDQAAMRGKDLAGLVLEHVEVESADGTTQIHPIDEPRPQAAPESAAPANSAPLPLISEAPATDSAPAQNSAAAPATVPAAPVAPASTAVAPAPAATAPAPATQPAPMASAPASTETIAPILPGSGQVSVKFTADCWTQVTDGNGKVLASGLKRKGENLEVSGKPPLSLRLGYARGAEVSYNGQPVDVAPFTSGETARLKLGQ; from the coding sequence ATGAAAGCGGCGCATCCCGAAGTTGTAGCAGCCAGTCACCAGAATCCTGGGGAAACCCTGCGCCAGGCTCGTGAGCATCGGAACTGGTCTTTGCCTGATGTGGCGCTGAGGCTCAATCTCACCGTCGGCTCGCTGAATCACGTTGAGAACGGCGCTTTCGACAAGCTTCCAGGACATACCTTCGCTCGTGGTTATGTGCGTGCCTACGCCAAGCTGCTGGAGCTGGACCAGGCTGCGCTGGTGGCGCAGTTTGATCAATATACCGGCACCAACGGCAAGGGCAGTGACGTACACGCGCTGGGCCGCATTGAAGAACCTGTGCGCCTGTCCCACAACATTCTGCGCATCGTCAGCCTGTTGTTGCTGGTGGTGCTGGTAGGTGGCGGTTTTCTCTGGTGGCAGGACCAGGCTGCGATGCGTGGCAAGGACCTGGCCGGTCTGGTGCTTGAACACGTTGAGGTCGAGAGCGCGGACGGCACCACCCAGATTCACCCGATCGACGAGCCACGGCCGCAAGCGGCGCCAGAGTCTGCCGCACCCGCCAATAGTGCGCCCTTGCCACTGATCAGCGAGGCTCCGGCCACTGACAGCGCGCCAGCCCAGAACAGCGCCGCAGCACCTGCAACGGTTCCTGCCGCTCCTGTGGCGCCCGCCAGCACCGCTGTCGCGCCAGCGCCAGCCGCTACTGCGCCAGCGCCTGCCACACAGCCTGCTCCTATGGCGTCGGCACCGGCCAGCACCGAGACCATCGCGCCGATCCTGCCGGGTTCTGGTCAGGTCAGCGTCAAGTTCACCGCCGATTGCTGGACCCAGGTCACCGACGGCAACGGCAAGGTGCTTGCCAGCGGCCTCAAGCGCAAGGGCGAAAACCTTGAAGTCAGCGGCAAACCGCCGCTTTCATTGCGTCTGGGCTATGCCCGTGGCGCTGAAGTCAGCTACAACGGACAGCCTGTAGATGTGGCTCCATTTACCAGTGGCGAGACCGCTCGCCTGAAACTAGGGCAATAA
- the pilW gene encoding type IV pilus biogenesis/stability protein PilW: MSVRASLLLCIAILLAGCVSSGDVNPLSTSKGRDEALQAYVHLGIGYLQEGQTERAKVPLKKALELNARDPDANAALALVFQAEMEYTLADQYYLKAISASSNNSRIVNNYGSFLYEQRRFDEAYARFEQAAADNLYPERSRVFESLGMTALQLGKRELAREHFTRALRLDRRQPRALLEMAELNYEQGHYVPSRDFYEQFSQLSEQNARSLLLGLRLAKIYEDRNKAASYGLQLKRLYPGTPEYQQYLSEQ, from the coding sequence ATGTCTGTGCGTGCCTCGTTGCTGTTATGTATCGCCATCCTGCTGGCCGGTTGTGTTTCATCGGGTGATGTCAACCCGTTGTCGACCAGCAAAGGGCGTGACGAGGCGCTCCAGGCTTATGTCCATCTTGGCATTGGTTATCTCCAGGAAGGGCAGACCGAGCGGGCCAAGGTGCCCTTGAAAAAGGCCCTGGAGCTCAACGCCAGGGATCCTGACGCCAACGCGGCACTCGCTCTGGTCTTCCAGGCCGAGATGGAGTACACCCTGGCCGATCAGTATTACCTCAAGGCGATTTCCGCCAGCAGTAACAACTCGCGAATCGTCAATAACTACGGCAGTTTCCTTTATGAGCAGCGCCGCTTTGACGAAGCGTACGCGCGTTTTGAGCAGGCCGCTGCTGATAACCTGTATCCTGAGCGCTCGCGGGTATTTGAAAGTCTGGGTATGACTGCGCTGCAACTGGGCAAGCGCGAACTGGCGCGTGAGCATTTCACCCGTGCCCTGCGGCTGGACCGGCGCCAGCCACGTGCCTTGCTGGAAATGGCTGAGTTGAACTACGAGCAAGGGCACTATGTGCCGTCGCGTGATTTCTACGAGCAGTTCAGCCAGCTCAGCGAGCAGAATGCCCGTAGCCTGTTATTGGGGCTGCGCCTGGCGAAGATCTATGAAGACCGTAACAAGGCAGCCAGTTATGGGCTGCAGTTGAAAAGACTCTATCCCGGCACGCCGGAATATCAGCAATACCTGTCGGAGCAATGA
- the rlmN gene encoding 23S rRNA (adenine(2503)-C(2))-methyltransferase RlmN produces MIATTGKTNLLGLTQQEMEKFFESIGEKRFRAGQVMKWIHHFGVDDFDAMTNVSKALREKLKSCAEIRGPEVVSEDISSDGTRKWVVRVASGSCVETVFIPQGKRGTLCVSSQAGCALDCSFCSTGKQGFNSNLTAAEVIGQVWIANKSFGSVPATIDRAITNVVMMGMGEPLLNFDNVIAAMRLMMDDLGYGISKRRVTLSTSGVVPMIDELAKHIDVSLALSLHAPNDALRNKLVPINKKYPLSVLLDSCRRYMSALGEKRVLTVEYTLLKDVNDQPEHAAEMIELLRDTPCKINLIPFNPFPHSGYERPSNNAIRRFQDMLHQAGYNVTVRTTRGEDIDAACGQLVGQVMDRTRRSERHIAVRELAAEARQGQSAAS; encoded by the coding sequence ATGATCGCGACCACTGGTAAAACCAACTTGCTGGGTCTGACCCAACAGGAAATGGAAAAATTCTTCGAGTCAATCGGGGAGAAACGCTTCCGTGCCGGGCAGGTCATGAAGTGGATTCACCACTTTGGCGTCGATGATTTCGACGCCATGACGAACGTCAGCAAGGCCTTGCGTGAAAAACTCAAGAGCTGTGCCGAGATTCGTGGTCCTGAAGTCGTCAGCGAGGACATCTCCAGCGACGGCACCCGTAAATGGGTGGTGCGCGTGGCGTCCGGCAGCTGCGTCGAGACGGTCTTCATTCCCCAGGGCAAACGCGGTACTTTGTGCGTTTCGTCCCAGGCAGGCTGTGCCCTGGATTGCAGTTTCTGCTCCACGGGCAAGCAAGGCTTCAATAGCAACCTCACCGCCGCCGAAGTGATCGGCCAGGTGTGGATTGCCAACAAATCCTTTGGCAGCGTACCCGCCACCATCGACCGTGCCATCACCAACGTGGTGATGATGGGCATGGGTGAGCCGCTGCTGAATTTCGACAATGTCATTGCTGCCATGCGTCTGATGATGGATGACCTGGGCTATGGCATTTCCAAGCGCCGGGTGACGCTGTCCACTTCCGGCGTGGTGCCGATGATCGACGAGCTGGCCAAGCACATCGATGTGTCCCTGGCCCTGTCGCTGCACGCGCCCAATGATGCGCTGCGCAACAAGCTGGTACCGATCAACAAGAAGTATCCGTTGAGCGTGCTGCTCGACTCGTGCCGTCGCTACATGTCCGCACTGGGCGAGAAGCGCGTACTGACCGTCGAGTACACCTTGCTCAAGGACGTCAACGACCAGCCCGAGCATGCGGCTGAGATGATCGAGCTGCTGCGCGACACACCGTGCAAGATCAACCTGATCCCGTTCAACCCGTTCCCGCACTCCGGCTACGAGCGCCCGAGCAACAACGCGATTCGCCGTTTCCAGGACATGCTGCATCAGGCCGGCTACAACGTCACCGTACGCACCACTCGTGGTGAAGACATCGATGCGGCCTGCGGCCAGCTGGTGGGCCAGGTCATGGACCGGACCCGGCGCAGCGAGCGTCATATCGCCGTTCGTGAGCTGGCTGCCGAAGCCCGGCAGGGGCAATCCGCCGCTTCTTGA
- the ndk gene encoding nucleoside-diphosphate kinase: MAVQRTFSIIKPDAVAKNVIGKITTRFEDAGLRIVASKIKQLSKAEAEGFYAEHSERGFFGDLVAFMTSGPVVVQVLEGENAIARNRELMGATNPKEAAAGTIRADFAESIDANAVHGSDSEAAAAREIAYFFAATEVTAR; encoded by the coding sequence ATGGCTGTTCAACGTACTTTCTCTATCATCAAGCCAGACGCCGTTGCCAAGAACGTGATCGGCAAGATCACCACTCGCTTCGAAGACGCCGGTCTGCGCATCGTTGCCTCGAAAATCAAGCAACTGTCCAAAGCCGAAGCCGAAGGCTTCTACGCTGAGCACAGCGAGCGCGGTTTCTTCGGTGACCTGGTTGCCTTCATGACTTCCGGTCCTGTTGTTGTTCAGGTTCTGGAAGGTGAAAACGCTATCGCTCGCAACCGTGAGCTGATGGGCGCTACCAACCCTAAAGAAGCTGCTGCCGGCACTATCCGTGCTGACTTCGCCGAGTCCATCGACGCCAACGCCGTTCACGGTTCGGACTCCGAAGCTGCTGCTGCTCGCGAAATCGCTTACTTCTTCGCAGCTACCGAGGTAACCGCTCGCTAA
- the iscX gene encoding Fe-S cluster assembly protein IscX has protein sequence MSLKWVDVQEIAIQLAESKPDVDPRYVNFVDLRNWVTQLPGFEDDRDRGGEKVLEAIQALWIEEAD, from the coding sequence ATGAGTCTTAAGTGGGTTGATGTGCAGGAAATCGCGATCCAGTTGGCCGAGAGCAAGCCGGACGTCGATCCGCGTTACGTTAACTTCGTCGATCTGCGCAACTGGGTGACCCAGTTGCCCGGGTTCGAAGACGACCGTGATCGTGGCGGCGAGAAGGTCCTTGAGGCCATCCAGGCGTTGTGGATCGAAGAGGCTGACTGA
- the fdx gene encoding ISC system 2Fe-2S type ferredoxin, which translates to MPKVTFLPHAEHCPEGMVVEAAPGTTILDLAHEHHIEIESACGGVCACTTCHCVIRKGFNSTGELDELEEDMLDKAWGLEAQSRLACQATVGDEDITVEIPKYSLNHAAEAPH; encoded by the coding sequence ATGCCGAAGGTGACTTTTCTGCCCCATGCGGAGCATTGTCCGGAGGGGATGGTCGTCGAGGCCGCGCCTGGTACGACGATTCTGGATCTGGCCCACGAGCATCACATCGAGATCGAGAGCGCCTGCGGTGGTGTGTGTGCCTGCACCACCTGCCATTGCGTGATTCGCAAAGGTTTCAATTCGACCGGCGAGCTTGATGAGCTTGAAGAAGACATGCTCGACAAGGCCTGGGGCCTGGAAGCGCAGTCGCGCCTGGCCTGTCAGGCCACTGTCGGTGATGAAGACATCACGGTCGAGATTCCCAAATACTCGCTCAACCACGCCGCCGAAGCGCCGCACTGA
- the hscA gene encoding Fe-S protein assembly chaperone HscA, which yields MALLQIAEPGQSPQPHQRRLAVGIDLGTTNSLVAALRSGLSEPLPDENGQVILPSAVRYHADRVEVGQAAKAAAPQDPLNTVLSVKRLMGRGLADVKQLGEQLPYRFVGGESHMPFIDTVQGAKSPVQVSADILKVLRLRAEATLGGELVGAVITVPAYFDDAQRQATKDAARLAGLNVLRLLNEPTAAAVAYGLDQSAEGVVAIYDLGGGTFDISILRLTGGVFEVLATGGDTALGGDDFDHAIAQWIISGAGLSSDLAPADQRSLLQVACAAKEALTDADVVPVVYGDWRAELTRDAFNALIEPMIARSLKACRRALRDSDLEVGEVSAVVMVGGSTRVPRVREAVGELFARQPLTDIDPDQVVAIGAAIQADTLAGNKRDGGELLLLDVIPLSLGLETMGGLMEKVIARNTTIPVARGQEFTTYKDGQTAMMIHVLQGERELISDCRSLARFELRGIPPMVAGAAKIRVTFQVDADGLLDVSARELGSGVEASIQVKPSYGLTDGEIARMLKDSFQNAGQDKEARVLREQQVDAERLLEAVEGALEVDGERLLDEEERLVIRLQMDELRELMQGTDGLAIEQQTKRLSQVTDAFAARRLDSTVKAALAGRNLNDIEE from the coding sequence ATGGCCTTACTGCAGATCGCCGAACCTGGCCAGAGTCCACAACCGCATCAGCGCCGTCTGGCTGTCGGTATTGACCTGGGCACTACCAATTCGCTGGTCGCTGCACTGCGCAGCGGTCTTTCCGAGCCACTGCCCGATGAAAACGGCCAGGTCATCCTGCCGTCCGCGGTGCGTTATCACGCTGACCGTGTTGAAGTCGGGCAGGCTGCCAAGGCAGCGGCGCCACAGGACCCGCTCAACACCGTGCTGTCGGTCAAGCGCCTGATGGGCCGCGGCCTGGCTGACGTCAAGCAGCTGGGTGAGCAACTGCCGTACCGCTTTGTCGGTGGTGAGTCGCATATGCCGTTCATCGACACTGTGCAGGGCGCCAAGAGCCCGGTGCAGGTCTCGGCTGACATCCTTAAAGTTCTGCGCCTGCGCGCTGAGGCGACGCTGGGTGGCGAGTTGGTGGGGGCGGTGATCACCGTGCCGGCCTACTTCGACGATGCCCAGCGCCAGGCTACCAAAGATGCTGCGCGGCTGGCCGGTCTGAACGTGCTGCGTCTGCTCAACGAGCCGACCGCTGCTGCCGTTGCCTACGGTCTGGATCAGAGCGCCGAAGGCGTAGTGGCTATCTACGACCTGGGTGGCGGTACTTTCGATATTTCCATCCTGCGCCTGACCGGCGGTGTCTTTGAAGTGCTGGCCACTGGCGGTGATACTGCGCTGGGCGGCGACGACTTCGACCACGCCATCGCACAGTGGATCATCAGCGGTGCAGGGCTGTCGTCCGACCTGGCCCCGGCCGACCAGCGCAGCTTGCTGCAAGTCGCCTGCGCTGCCAAAGAAGCACTGACCGACGCTGATGTTGTGCCGGTGGTCTATGGTGACTGGCGCGCTGAGCTGACCCGCGATGCGTTCAACGCCCTGATCGAGCCGATGATTGCCCGCAGCCTCAAGGCGTGCCGGCGCGCCCTGCGCGACTCGGATCTTGAAGTCGGCGAGGTGAGTGCCGTGGTGATGGTCGGTGGCTCGACCCGCGTGCCGCGTGTTCGCGAAGCGGTCGGCGAGTTGTTTGCTCGTCAGCCGTTGACCGATATCGACCCGGATCAGGTGGTGGCCATCGGGGCTGCGATCCAGGCTGATACGCTGGCTGGCAACAAGCGAGACGGTGGCGAGCTGCTGTTGCTCGATGTGATCCCGTTGTCGCTGGGGCTTGAGACCATGGGCGGGTTGATGGAGAAGGTCATTGCCCGTAACACCACCATCCCGGTGGCGCGTGGCCAGGAATTCACCACCTACAAAGACGGCCAGACCGCCATGATGATTCATGTGCTGCAGGGCGAGCGTGAGCTGATCAGTGATTGCCGTTCGCTGGCGCGCTTTGAACTGCGGGGCATTCCGCCGATGGTCGCTGGTGCGGCAAAGATCCGCGTGACGTTTCAGGTGGACGCCGACGGTCTGCTCGATGTCTCCGCCCGTGAGCTGGGGTCGGGGGTTGAGGCCAGTATCCAGGTCAAGCCGTCTTACGGCCTCACCGATGGCGAAATCGCCCGGATGCTCAAGGACTCCTTCCAGAACGCCGGCCAAGACAAAGAGGCCCGCGTATTGCGCGAGCAGCAGGTCGATGCCGAGCGCCTGCTCGAAGCGGTTGAAGGTGCGCTTGAAGTCGACGGTGAGCGCTTGCTCGACGAAGAAGAGCGGCTGGTGATCCGGCTGCAGATGGACGAATTACGTGAATTGATGCAAGGCACCGATGGGCTAGCCATCGAGCAGCAGACCAAGCGTCTGTCGCAGGTGACCGATGCATTTGCTGCCCGCCGCCTGGATTCGACGGTCAAAGCCGCACTGGCGGGGCGCAACCTGAATGATATTGAGGAATAA
- the hscB gene encoding co-chaperone HscB, with translation MGTPCHFALFDLKPDFVIDSEQLAGRYRELARSVHPDRFADASEQEQRQALERSANLNEAYQTLKSSPRRARYLLTLQGNEVPLEVTVHDPDFLLQQMALREELEDLQDDADVAGVAVFKKRLKTAQDALNDSFAACWNDAAQREQAERLMRRMQFLDKLSQEVRQLEERLDD, from the coding sequence GTGGGTACTCCTTGTCATTTCGCGCTGTTTGATCTCAAACCGGATTTCGTCATCGATTCCGAGCAACTGGCGGGCCGCTACCGTGAGCTGGCGCGCAGTGTGCACCCGGACCGTTTTGCTGATGCTTCCGAGCAGGAGCAGCGCCAGGCGCTGGAGCGGTCGGCCAACCTCAACGAGGCCTACCAGACCCTCAAGAGTTCGCCGCGCCGTGCACGTTACCTGCTGACTCTGCAAGGCAACGAAGTGCCGCTGGAAGTCACGGTGCATGACCCGGATTTCCTGCTGCAGCAGATGGCGTTGCGTGAAGAGCTCGAAGACCTGCAGGACGATGCCGATGTGGCAGGCGTCGCGGTCTTCAAAAAGCGCCTCAAGACTGCCCAGGATGCCCTCAACGACAGCTTCGCCGCTTGTTGGAATGATGCTGCACAACGCGAGCAGGCTGAACGCCTGATGCGCCGTATGCAGTTTCTCGACAAGCTCTCCCAAGAAGTGCGCCAGCTCGAAGAGCGCCTCGACGATTAA
- the iscA gene encoding iron-sulfur cluster assembly protein IscA yields the protein MSISMTEAAAKHVRRSLDGRGKGEGIRLGVRTTGCSGLAYVLEFVDATEPDDTVFESHGVKVIIDPKSLVYLDGTELDFVREGLNEGFKFTNPNSRGECGCGESFNV from the coding sequence ATGTCTATCAGCATGACAGAAGCCGCGGCCAAACACGTGCGTCGCTCCCTCGACGGGCGTGGCAAGGGTGAGGGCATTCGCCTGGGTGTGCGTACCACGGGCTGTTCGGGTCTGGCCTATGTGCTGGAATTCGTCGATGCGACCGAGCCTGACGACACCGTGTTCGAATCCCATGGCGTGAAGGTCATCATCGACCCGAAGAGCCTGGTCTATCTCGACGGTACCGAGCTGGACTTCGTCCGCGAAGGGTTGAACGAAGGCTTCAAGTTCACCAACCCCAATTCGCGCGGTGAGTGCGGCTGTGGCGAAAGCTTCAACGTCTAA
- the iscU gene encoding Fe-S cluster assembly scaffold IscU, with translation MAYSEKVIDHYENPRNVGKMDAEDPDVGTGMVGAPACGDVMRLQIKVNEQGVIEDAKFKTYGCGSAIASSSLATEWMKGKTLDEAETIKNTQLAEELALPPVKIHCSVLAEDAIKAAVRDYKQKKGLL, from the coding sequence ATGGCTTACAGCGAAAAGGTCATCGACCACTACGAAAACCCACGCAACGTCGGCAAGATGGACGCTGAAGACCCGGACGTAGGCACCGGCATGGTCGGCGCTCCGGCGTGCGGCGACGTGATGCGTCTGCAGATCAAGGTCAACGAGCAAGGCGTGATCGAAGACGCCAAGTTCAAGACCTACGGTTGCGGATCTGCCATCGCTTCCAGCTCCCTGGCCACCGAGTGGATGAAGGGCAAGACGCTGGACGAAGCTGAAACCATCAAGAACACCCAGCTGGCCGAAGAGCTGGCCTTGCCACCGGTCAAGATCCACTGCTCGGTTCTGGCCGAAGACGCGATCAAGGCTGCAGTGCGTGACTACAAGCAGAAGAAAGGTCTGCTGTAA
- a CDS encoding IscS subfamily cysteine desulfurase: protein MKLPIYLDYSATTPVDPRVAQKMMDCLTLDGNFGNPASRSHVFGWKAEEAVENARRQVADLVGADPREIVWTSGATESDNLALKGVAHFYHTKGKHIITSKIEHKAILDTARQLEREGFEVTYLEPGEDGIVTPAMIEAALREDTILVSIMHVNNEVGTITDIAAIGELTRSRGVLFHVDAAQSPGKVEIDLSKLKVDLMSFSAHKAYGPKGIGALYVSRKPRVRLEAAMHGGGHERGMRSGTLPTHQIVGMGEAFRIAKEEMAAENVRIKALSDRFYKQVEDLEELYVNGSLTARIPHNLNLSFNYVEGESLIMALKDLAVSSGSACTSASLEPSYVLRALGRNDELAHSSIRFTFGRFSTEEEVDYAAQKVREAVTKLRALSPLWDMYKDGVDISKIEWAAH, encoded by the coding sequence ATGAAGTTGCCGATTTACCTCGATTATTCCGCGACGACCCCGGTCGATCCGCGTGTCGCCCAGAAAATGATGGATTGCCTGACGCTGGACGGCAACTTCGGTAACCCGGCTTCGCGCTCCCACGTGTTCGGCTGGAAAGCCGAAGAAGCGGTCGAGAACGCCCGCCGTCAGGTCGCCGATCTGGTTGGTGCCGACCCGCGTGAAATCGTCTGGACTTCCGGTGCCACCGAGTCCGACAACCTGGCACTCAAAGGCGTTGCGCACTTCTATCACACCAAAGGCAAGCACATCATCACCTCCAAGATCGAGCATAAGGCGATCCTGGACACCGCTCGCCAGCTGGAGCGCGAAGGCTTCGAAGTCACTTACCTGGAGCCGGGCGAAGACGGCATCGTCACCCCGGCCATGATCGAAGCCGCACTGCGTGAAGACACCATTCTGGTTTCGATCATGCACGTCAACAACGAAGTCGGCACCATCACCGACATCGCCGCCATTGGTGAGCTGACCCGCTCGCGCGGCGTACTGTTCCACGTTGACGCCGCCCAGTCGCCAGGCAAGGTCGAGATCGACCTGTCGAAGCTGAAGGTCGACCTGATGTCGTTTTCGGCTCACAAGGCCTACGGTCCAAAAGGTATTGGCGCGCTGTACGTCAGCCGCAAACCGCGTGTGCGCCTCGAGGCGGCCATGCACGGTGGCGGTCACGAGCGCGGCATGCGTTCGGGCACCCTGCCAACCCACCAGATCGTCGGCATGGGTGAAGCCTTCCGCATCGCCAAAGAAGAGATGGCCGCCGAGAACGTGCGCATCAAGGCTTTGAGCGATCGCTTCTACAAACAGGTCGAAGACCTCGAAGAGCTGTACGTCAATGGCAGCCTGACCGCCCGTATCCCGCACAACCTGAACCTGAGCTTCAACTACGTTGAAGGCGAGTCGTTGATCATGGCGCTCAAGGATCTGGCGGTGTCGTCCGGTTCGGCCTGTACTTCGGCCTCGCTGGAGCCTTCCTACGTGTTGCGTGCCCTGGGCCGTAACGATGAGCTGGCGCACAGTTCGATCCGTTTCACCTTCGGTCGCTTCAGCACCGAAGAAGAAGTCGATTACGCGGCACAAAAAGTTCGTGAAGCGGTCACCAAGCTGCGTGCGCTTTCGCCGCTGTGGGACATGTACAAAGACGGTGTCGACATCTCCAAGATCGAGTGGGCGGCGCACTAA
- the iscR gene encoding Fe-S cluster assembly transcriptional regulator IscR, translating into MRLTTKGRYAVTAMLDLALHAQHGPVSLADISERQGISLSYLEQLFAKLRRGNLVSSVRGPGGGYQLSRDMQGIQVAQVVDAVNESVDATRCQGLGDCHAGDTCLTHHLWCDLSQQIHEFLSGISLADLVTRREVQEVAQRQDQRRCSNTSNVSQLGKIETSAVE; encoded by the coding sequence ATGCGTCTGACTACCAAAGGCCGATACGCTGTCACAGCCATGCTGGATCTGGCATTGCATGCGCAGCACGGGCCAGTGTCACTGGCTGATATTTCTGAGCGTCAAGGCATTTCTCTGTCTTATCTCGAGCAGCTGTTCGCCAAACTGCGTCGCGGCAACCTGGTTTCCAGTGTGCGCGGGCCGGGTGGCGGCTACCAGCTCTCACGCGACATGCAGGGTATCCAGGTCGCTCAGGTGGTCGACGCGGTCAACGAATCGGTCGATGCCACCCGTTGCCAGGGGCTGGGTGACTGCCACGCCGGCGACACCTGTCTGACTCACCATTTGTGGTGCGACCTCAGTCAGCAGATCCACGAGTTTTTAAGCGGTATCAGCCTGGCGGATCTTGTCACTCGCCGTGAGGTACAAGAAGTCGCTCAGCGCCAGGATCAGCGTCGCTGCTCGAACACGAGCAACGTGTCGCAACTGGGTAAGATTGAAACGTCCGCCGTTGAATGA